From a region of the Mauremys mutica isolate MM-2020 ecotype Southern chromosome 12, ASM2049712v1, whole genome shotgun sequence genome:
- the LOC123345339 gene encoding olfactory receptor 11A1-like has product MQLMEKGDAENQTDFTEFILLGFGDLPELQILLFLVFLVIYIVTMAGNILIIALVVTDQHLHTPMYFFLGNLSCLETCYTSAVLPRMLASFLTGDRTISVGGCMTQFFVFCFLATTECYLLAAMSYDRYLAICKPLHYGTCMNGKLCLQLAAGCWISGFLPCTIMMCFMSQLIFCGPNEMDHFFCDFTPMLKLSCSDTNQMMLVLHIFSFPDAVSPFLLTLTSYVCIVSTILRIPSTTGRQRAFSTCSSHLIVVTLFYGTIMIVYMLPKSSNLRALNKVFSVCYTVLTPLANPLVYSLRNREVKEALRNAVRKCLAFTKNSD; this is encoded by the coding sequence ATGCAGCTCATGGAAAAAGGAGATGCGGAAAATCAGACAGATttcacagaattcatcctcctgggatttggggATCTCCCAGAACTGCAAATCCTTCTCTTCCTGGTTTTCCTAGTGATCTATATTGTGACCATGGCCGGAAACATCCTCATCATTGCTCTAGTTGtgactgatcagcaccttcacactcccatgtacttcttcctggggaacttgtcctgcctggagacctgctacactTCTGCCGTtctgcccaggatgctggccagtttcctgactggggacagaaccatttctgtGGGGGGCTGCATGACACagttttttgtcttttgttttctaGCAACTACGGAATGTTATCTCCTGGCagcgatgtcttatgatcggtatttagccatatgcaaaccactgcactatggAACATGTATGAATGGCAAGTTGTGCCTCCAACTCGCAGCGGGGTGTTGGATAAGTGGATTTCTACCTTGTACAATAATGATGTGTTTTATGTCACAATTAATATTCTGTGGTCCCAATGAAATggaccatttcttttgtgatttcacCCCAATGCTAAagctctcctgcagtgacaccaaCCAGATGATGCTGGTTCTTCATATATTTTCCTTCCCAGATGCAGTTTCCCCATTTCTATTAACCTTGACATCCTATGTCTGTATAGTTagcaccatcctgagaatcccttccaccaccGGGCGGCAAagggccttttccacctgctcctctcacctcattgtggtaaCACTTTTCTATGGGACCATAATGATTGTCTACATGCTACCAAAATCCAGTAACTTGAGAGCCCTGaacaaagtgttctctgtctgctacacagtcctgactcccctggcCAATCCCCTcgtctacagcctgagaaacagagaggtcaaggaggCCCTGAGAAATGCTGTCAGGAAATGTCTGGCCTTCACAAAGAATTCAGACTAG